The Ischnura elegans chromosome 1, ioIscEleg1.1, whole genome shotgun sequence genome contains a region encoding:
- the LOC124155650 gene encoding uncharacterized protein LOC124155650, which produces MSLFIPGLFAVGLRPGDVMVQAAMALPLCRKIIEGRLTIVSLRPQDQGDCQEEEEESLITSRLSPIPLEFDPWLSHEGTLVRLSGVPPDTPLALIKASLRGHGVPFVWVSWSASPGDALVEIRGRDDATRALLRRGLILCGGGPRLRARPARDDQSGNVARSVSAPGLLEATRCKPFPSSGHQSPGPRIGFGRARARCLSIDQETFLSCS; this is translated from the exons ATGTCACTCTTCATCCCCGGTCTGTTCGCCGTCGGCCTCCGCCCTGGCGACGTGATGGTGCAGGCGGCCATGGCGCTGCCCCTCTGCCGCAAGATCATCGAGGGGAGACTGACCATCGTCTCCCTGCGGCCACAGGACCAAGGCGATTGtcaggaggaagaggaggagagccTGATAACGAGTCGCCTCTCGCCCATCCCGCTCGAGTTCGACCCGTGGCTGTCGCACGAGGGGACCTTGGTACGGCTCTCGGGCGTCCCTCCAGACACGCCCCTCGCGCTCATCAAGGCGTCGCTCCGTGGGCATGGCGTCCCCTTCGTATGGGTCTCGTGGTCCGCGTCGCCCGGCGATGCGCTCGTCGAGATCCGGGGCCGAGACGACGCAACGCGCGCACTGCTGCGACGAGGCCTCATCCTCTGCGGCGGCGGACCCCGACTACGGGCGCGACCCGCGCGCGATGACCAA TCTGGGAATGTTGCAAGAAGTGTCTCTGCTCCAGGACTTCTAGAAGCCACTAGATGCAAGCCATTTCCTAGTTCTGGCCATCAGTCGCCAGGGCCAAGGATAGGGTTTGGGAGAGCAAGAGCTAGATGTTTATCCATCGACCAAGAGACGTTTCTCTCATGCAGTTGA
- the LOC124155672 gene encoding uncharacterized protein LOC124155672: MVGAFGGPVLRGPHSVGPFIVGAGRRGRIATERSSSSVSSPTPQAPSEQQDAILLSSSAKVPEDGGGGGGGGGCGFPGTITFWKERQRGGIQPRGRGSLRRRGKDEELIHYNRTGAGLSCRLWQHWQRQQQHRHVPKEHEMHLDLVQPQEGKESTVLQLSPVESPQPSSSPLPSCFRQASPEEAAEDLEARGEPRYKYEGWGMGVGADGGRQQQLRIIAASLRIVYREENESFGVNLGGGRRGSSCVWGEETLLLRKRDDEESTAPLCAISAEAVSREFVHLAPLVRSTLECVSVVPPHTLPLLAPPQHHHDPFVFFDNPKDNANRLASAFLLSAVGFFLMLITTFYIAYFL; this comes from the exons ATGGTGGGTGCGTTTGGTGGGCCTGTGCTGAGGGGGCCTCACTCGGTGGGGCCCTTCATTGTGGGCGCAGGGCGGAGGGGGAGAATTGCTACGGAGCGCAGCAGCAGCAGCGTTAGCTCTCCCACCCCTCAGGCGCCTAGTGAGCAGCAAGACGCTATATTGCTGTCTTCTAGTGCAAAGGTGCCGGaggatggtggtggtggtggtgggggaggagggtgtGGATTTCCAGGGACAATCACCTTTTGGAAGGAGCGTCAGCGTGGGGGCATCCAGCCCAGGGGGAGGGGAAGTCTCAGGCGCCGGGGGAAGGATGAAGAGTTGATACACTATAACAG GACGGGTGCTGGTTTAAGCTGTCGTCTGTGGCAGCATTGGCAGCGCCAACAGCAGCACCGCCATGTCCCCAAAGAGCACGAGATGCACCTGGATCTGGTTCAGCCTCAGGAGGGGAAGGAGTCTACGGTATTGCAACTGAGTCCTGTGGAGAGCCCCCAACCTTCATCGTCTCCCCTTCCGTCCTGCTTCCGCCAGGCATCCCCTGAGGAGGCGGCCGAGGATCTGGAGGCTAGGGGGGAGCCAAGATACAAATACGAGGGGTGGGGCATGGGGGTTGGTGCCGACGGGGGTCGTCAACAACAGCTGCGTATCATTGCGGCCAGCTTGCGCATTGTGTACAGGGAGGAGAATGAGAGTTTTGGCGTCAACttgggtggggggaggagggggagcaGTTGCGTGTGGGGAGAGGAGACGCTGCTGTTGCGCAAGAGGGATGATGAGGAGTCGACGGCCCCGCTCTGCGCCATCTCGGCAGAAGCAGTATCGCGCGAATTTGTGCACTTGGCTCCATTGGTGCGGTCGACGCTCGAGTGCGTGAGCGTGGTGCCCCCCCACACCCTCCCCCTCCTCGCTCCTCCCCAGCACCACCACGATCCGTTTGTGTTCTTTGACAACCCAAAGGACAACGCCAATCGACTTGCTTCGGCCTTTCTGCTCTCAGCTGTCGGCTTCTTCCTCATGCTCATCACAACTTTCTACATTGCCTATTTCCTCTGA